TAGTACCCTATATGCATCTGTTAGTGCAGTTGGCTCAGGTGTAGTTACCAGAATAATTTCATCTGCAAGAATTGTAAATGTAAGAGATTGCTTACTAATTCCCGCCCCATTATCTATAATTAATATGTCATATTCATCTAATTCAGCTAAGTTACTAAGAATCTCATGCTGTTTCTTATCATCTAGCTTTTCTAAATAAAACAAATCAGCTCCACCCGAAATTAAATCTACCTTATATGGCCCCTTTGCAATTATGTCCTTTAATATTAAATCATCTTTGAGTAAATCTAGTAATGTACGGGGTGTTTCTATTCCCATTAGTATATTGGCATTGCTCATACCAATATCTGCATCTAATATTAAAACACGTTTACCCATTTGCTGAAATTTAATTGCAAGATTAACGGAAAAATTGGTCTTACCAACTCCCCCTTTACCACTGACTATAGAATACACCTTTATTTGATGTTTTGTTTTCTTTTCTGTTTCTGCCTTTTTTCTTATCATCTCTCTTAATTTGTTTGCCTGATCAATCATATAAACTGTTCTCCTCACAATAATCAAATATATTATCTAAGGTAGCTAGCTTAATATCATCAGGTACATCTTGCCCGTGGCAGAAAAATTGTATTGGTGGCACTTCATTTTCAATCAGAAACCATAAGTTTGAAATATTGCTTATCTCATCAATTTTAGTTATTATTAGCGCATCATAATTCATTGATTTATACCTTTCCAAGATGCAGTACATCGTATCTCTGTCAGTTGAAATGCTTAAAACCAGATAGGTATTCATATCTCCATGAATTACCTTTAG
The DNA window shown above is from Tissierella sp. Yu-01 and carries:
- a CDS encoding P-loop NTPase, whose translation is MIDQANKLREMIRKKAETEKKTKHQIKVYSIVSGKGGVGKTNFSVNLAIKFQQMGKRVLILDADIGMSNANILMGIETPRTLLDLLKDDLILKDIIAKGPYKVDLISGGADLFYLEKLDDKKQHEILSNLAELDEYDILIIDNGAGISKQSLTFTILADEIILVTTPEPTALTDAYRVLKAVSTYELKNKIKVVINQVPDMDTGDYAYNKLFKTSEQFLKIDLEKLGYIFSDIRVNKAIMEQLPITIINPNALASTNISQIAEAILGDKEYNYNVSNLKQFKNKLIRLFG